In Halobaculum limi, one DNA window encodes the following:
- a CDS encoding VIT1/CCC1 transporter family protein has protein sequence MADAESQPQVAEVYRRLAETERTHADFWAGKIRTANVDPGDTTPSRRARVLAWLARRFGPGVVLSSMQAGEAVGGSDYSTQPEVAGTGMAADERSHNRLLTVIAETPGQGARGEVLAQLEGRHRATSGNALRAAVLGANDGLVSNLSLVMGVAGAALDSTAILITGLAGLLAGSGSMAMGEWLSVQSSRELYQRQIGIEAEELAEAPEEEAEELALIYEAKGLSKERAREVAEQLIADEEMALDTLAREELGINPEELGGSAWEAAATSFVLFALGAIVPVLPYFVLSGLVAVGVSLVLSAVALFVIGAGITLLTGRSVLFSGLRQVGIGLAAAILTYGVGSLIGVTLVG, from the coding sequence ATGGCTGACGCCGAATCACAGCCACAGGTTGCAGAGGTGTATCGACGGCTGGCCGAGACAGAACGAACGCACGCAGACTTCTGGGCAGGGAAGATTCGAACGGCCAACGTTGACCCGGGAGACACGACCCCCTCACGGAGAGCGCGGGTGCTGGCGTGGCTCGCTCGTCGATTCGGACCGGGGGTGGTACTCTCCTCGATGCAAGCTGGTGAGGCTGTTGGAGGAAGTGACTACTCGACTCAACCGGAGGTCGCGGGAACTGGGATGGCCGCCGACGAACGCTCACACAATCGACTCTTGACAGTGATCGCGGAAACGCCTGGGCAGGGGGCACGGGGAGAAGTCCTCGCCCAACTCGAAGGCCGTCACCGGGCGACCAGCGGCAACGCACTCCGTGCGGCAGTGCTTGGCGCGAACGATGGGCTCGTCTCCAATCTCAGTCTCGTGATGGGCGTCGCCGGCGCGGCACTCGACTCGACGGCGATTCTGATCACTGGGCTCGCCGGCCTCCTCGCCGGGTCGGGATCGATGGCGATGGGTGAGTGGCTCTCTGTCCAGAGCTCTCGGGAACTGTATCAACGCCAGATCGGTATCGAGGCCGAAGAACTCGCCGAGGCTCCCGAAGAGGAGGCAGAAGAACTGGCGCTTATTTACGAGGCGAAAGGTCTCTCGAAAGAACGCGCCAGAGAGGTCGCCGAGCAGTTGATCGCTGACGAGGAGATGGCACTAGACACACTCGCCCGTGAGGAGCTGGGCATCAACCCCGAGGAACTGGGTGGCTCGGCGTGGGAGGCGGCCGCGACGTCGTTCGTGCTGTTCGCACTCGGCGCCATCGTCCCCGTCCTCCCGTACTTCGTGTTGAGTGGACTGGTCGCCGTCGGTGTCAGTCTCGTGTTGAGTGCAGTCGCGCTGTTCGTCATCGGTGCTGGCATCACGCTGCTCACGGGCCGGTCCGTGCTCTTCTCTGGACTTCGCCAGGTCGGGATTGGACTCGCTGCTGCGATCCTCACCTACGGTGTCGGGAGCCTGATCGGTGTGACGCTTGTCGGATGA